One genomic segment of Oreochromis niloticus isolate F11D_XX unplaced genomic scaffold, O_niloticus_UMD_NMBU tig00007365_pilon, whole genome shotgun sequence includes these proteins:
- the LOC109196133 gene encoding uncharacterized protein LOC109196133, with protein MDTATADLQSPHPWSLLYADDVCLSETENCLALQIQTQAWKDRLSENGMRLNIKKTEYLECGPQTNSTITIDGEPLTKVAQFKYLGSLVTSDCETLPDARLRVNTAWMKWRQVSGVLCDKRMPIYLKAKVYKSIVRPVALYGSECWPATTKHEQALHTMEMKMLRWPLGLTRDRVRNEEVRKQWGVTPITDKMREARLRWYGHVVRSDKNSIAKTAHQLDLEGNRPQGRPKKRWMDRIKDDMKAVNVTPEDALDRKKWRKACKIADPASRDINR; from the coding sequence ATGGACACCGCGACGGCTGATCTGCAATCACCACATCCATGGAGCCTCCtgtatgcagatgatgtgtGCCTATCAGAAACAGAAAACTGCCTAGCCCTGCAAATCCAAACACAAGCATGGAAAGACCGGCTCTCCGAAAACGGCATGCGCCTGAACATCAAGAAGACAGAGTACCTTGAATGCGGCCCCCAGACCAACAGTACCATCACTATCGACGGCGAGCCGCTGACTAAAGTTGCCCAATTCAAGTACCTCGGGTCCCTTGTCACCTCAGACTGCGAAACCCTGCCAGACGCCAGACTCCGTGTCAACACAGCGTGGATGAAGTGGCGTCAGGTGAGTGGAGTCTTATGCGACAAGAGAATGCCAATCTATCTTAAGGCGAAAGTCTATAAGTCGATTGTGCGCCCAGTGGCACTCTACGGGTCAGAGTGCTGGCCAGCGACGACCAAACATGAACAAGCTCTTCACACCATGGAGATGAAGATGCTGAGGTGGCCTCTGGGTCTCACACGTGACCGAGTGAGGAACGAAGAGGTCAGGAAACAATGGGGAGTGACACCGATCACAGACAAGATGCGAGAAGCGAGGCTCCGATGGTATGGCCATGTTGTCCGTAGCGATAAAAATTCTATCGCAAAGACAGCCCACCAATTAGATCTGGAGGGAAACAGGCCACAAGGAAGACCAAAAAAGCGCTGGATGGACCGAATCAAGGATGATATGAAGGCTGTGAATGTTACACCAGAAGACGCCCTTGATAGGAAGAAGTGGAGGAAGGCATGCAAGATAGCGGACCCTGCGTCGCGGGATATAAACCGCTAG